A portion of the Streptomyces erythrochromogenes genome contains these proteins:
- the nuoF gene encoding NADH-quinone oxidoreductase subunit NuoF, with protein sequence MSVSSELSNGGTSRPEAGGGTSPEKLLAPVLSAFWDEPESWTLETYRRHEGYEGLRKALAMTPDDLIAYVKDSGLRGRGGAGFPTGMKWQFIPQGDGKPHYLVVNADESEPGTCKDIPLLFANPHSLIEGMIIACYAIRSEHAFIYLRGETVPVLRRLHEAVREAYAAGYLGKDIDGTGRNLDITVHAGAGAYICGEETALLDSLEGRRGQPRLRPPFPAVEGLYACPTVVNNVESIASVPAILNKGKDWFKSMGTEKSPGFTLYSLSGHVVGPGQYEAPLGITLRQLLDMSGGMRPGHRLKFWTPGGSSTPMFTDEHLDVPLDYEGVGAAGSMLGTKALQCFDETTCVVRAVTRWTEFYAHESCGKCTPCREGTYWLVQLLRDIEAGKGVMSDLDKLNDIADNINGKSFCALGDGAASPIFSSLKYFREEYEQHITGKGCPFDPRKSTLWADTEVNA encoded by the coding sequence ATGTCCGTGTCCTCTGAACTGAGCAACGGGGGTACCTCCCGGCCGGAGGCCGGGGGAGGGACCAGCCCGGAGAAGCTCCTCGCCCCCGTCCTGTCGGCCTTCTGGGACGAACCCGAATCGTGGACGCTGGAGACCTACCGGCGCCACGAGGGCTACGAAGGCCTGCGCAAGGCGCTCGCGATGACCCCGGACGACCTCATCGCCTACGTGAAGGACTCGGGTCTGCGCGGACGCGGCGGCGCCGGCTTCCCCACCGGAATGAAGTGGCAGTTCATCCCGCAGGGCGACGGGAAGCCCCACTACCTCGTCGTGAACGCCGACGAGTCGGAGCCGGGAACCTGCAAGGACATCCCCCTCCTCTTCGCCAACCCGCACTCCCTCATCGAGGGAATGATCATCGCCTGCTACGCGATCCGCTCGGAGCACGCCTTCATCTACCTGCGCGGGGAGACGGTGCCCGTCCTGCGGCGCCTGCACGAGGCCGTGCGCGAGGCGTACGCGGCCGGATACCTCGGCAAGGACATCGACGGCACCGGTCGCAACCTCGACATCACGGTGCACGCGGGCGCGGGCGCCTACATCTGCGGCGAGGAGACGGCGCTGCTCGACTCCCTCGAAGGCCGGCGCGGCCAGCCCCGGCTGCGTCCCCCCTTCCCTGCCGTCGAGGGGCTCTACGCCTGCCCCACTGTCGTCAACAACGTCGAGTCCATCGCCTCGGTTCCCGCGATCCTGAACAAGGGCAAGGACTGGTTCAAGTCGATGGGGACCGAGAAGTCCCCCGGCTTCACGCTGTATTCGCTCTCCGGGCACGTCGTCGGACCCGGCCAGTACGAGGCCCCGCTCGGCATCACCCTGCGCCAGCTCCTCGACATGAGCGGCGGCATGCGCCCCGGGCACCGGCTGAAGTTCTGGACCCCGGGCGGCTCCTCCACCCCGATGTTCACCGACGAGCACCTCGACGTCCCCCTGGACTACGAGGGCGTCGGCGCCGCCGGCTCGATGCTCGGCACCAAGGCCCTCCAGTGCTTCGACGAGACCACCTGCGTGGTGCGGGCCGTCACCCGGTGGACCGAGTTCTACGCGCACGAGTCCTGCGGCAAGTGCACGCCCTGTCGCGAAGGCACCTACTGGCTGGTCCAGCTGCTCCGCGACATCGAGGCCGGCAAGGGCGTCATGTCCGACCTCGACAAGCTGAACGACATCGCCGACAACATCAACGGCAAGTCCTTCTGCGCCCTCGGCGACGGCGCGGCCAGCCCGATCTTCTCCTCGCTCAAGTACTTCCGCGAGGAGTACGAGCAGCACATCACGGGCAAGGGCTGCCCCTTCGACCCCAGGAAGTCGACCCTCTGGGCCGACACGGAGGTGAACGCATGA
- the nuoE gene encoding NADH-quinone oxidoreductase subunit NuoE translates to MTASPQNRGVSLGMPQLPAPDFPAEVRTRLEADAKEVVARYPDSRSALLPLLHLCQSQEGYVSKTGIRFCAETLGLTTAEVTAVATFYTMYRRKPSGDYQVGVCTNTLCAVMGGDAIFEELKEHLGVGNNETTPDGKVTLEHIECNAACDYAPVVMVNWEFFDNQTPDSAKAMVDDLLAGREVSPTRGAPLCTYKETARILAGFPDERAGAVEATGGAGPASLIGLRIARGEPPHTPIVHPRGESTTEGGE, encoded by the coding sequence ATGACCGCCAGTCCTCAGAACCGAGGGGTCTCGCTGGGCATGCCCCAGCTCCCCGCCCCCGACTTCCCGGCGGAGGTACGGACACGCCTCGAAGCGGACGCGAAGGAAGTCGTGGCCCGCTACCCCGACAGCCGCTCGGCGCTGCTCCCGCTGCTGCACCTGTGCCAGTCGCAGGAGGGCTACGTCTCCAAGACCGGCATCCGCTTCTGCGCCGAGACGCTCGGGCTGACCACCGCCGAGGTCACCGCCGTCGCCACCTTCTACACGATGTACCGGCGCAAGCCCTCCGGTGACTACCAGGTCGGCGTCTGCACCAACACCCTGTGCGCGGTCATGGGCGGCGACGCCATCTTCGAGGAGCTCAAGGAGCACCTGGGGGTCGGCAACAACGAGACCACCCCCGACGGCAAGGTCACCCTCGAACACATCGAGTGCAACGCGGCCTGCGACTACGCCCCCGTGGTGATGGTCAACTGGGAGTTCTTCGACAACCAGACCCCCGACTCCGCCAAGGCCATGGTCGACGACCTGCTGGCCGGCCGCGAGGTCTCCCCGACTCGGGGTGCGCCGCTGTGCACCTACAAGGAGACCGCCCGGATCCTGGCCGGTTTCCCGGACGAGCGGGCGGGCGCGGTCGAGGCCACCGGAGGCGCCGGTCCCGCCTCCCTGATCGGGCTGCGGATCGCCCGCGGCGAGCCCCCGCACACCCCGATCGTCCACCCGCGCGGCGAGAGCACCACCGAGGGAGGGGAGTGA